One Prunus dulcis chromosome 8, ALMONDv2, whole genome shotgun sequence DNA window includes the following coding sequences:
- the LOC117638319 gene encoding MDIS1-interacting receptor like kinase 2-like codes for MGGQGSVYKAKIPSGSIVAVKKFHQTLDGEEASRKEFLNEIGALTQIRHRNIVRLLGFCSSSHHSFLVYEYLETGSLAAILSNENEAKKLDWSTRVRIVKGVAHALCYMHHDCSPPIVHRDITSSNILLHYDYEPCVSDFGTAKLLNPDSSNWTALAGTYGYVAPELAYTMKVTEKCDVYSFGVLALEVIMGKKLGDFVSSFPFPSTTYANILLKDALDQRLPPPTPQLQDELITIARLSIACRHSHPQSRPTMLMVSQMLSFQTASSYRGLDDITLEQLITI; via the exons ATGGGAGGACAGGGAAGTGTCTACAAGGCAAAGATCCCATCAGGCAGCATTGTTGCAGTGAAGAAATTCCATCAAACACTTGATGGTGAGGAGGCATCTCGGAAGGAGTTCCTTAATGAAATAGGGGCTTTAACTCAGATACGACACCGAAACATTGTAAGGTTGCTTGGCTTTTGTTCAAGTTCCCATCACTCGTTTTTGGTCTATGAGTATTTGGAAACAGGTAGCTTGGCTGCAATCTTGAGCAACGAGAATGAAGCTAAAAAATTGGACTGGAGCACAAGGGTGAGAATTGTAAAAGGTGTTGCTCATGCGTTGTGTTATATGCATCATGATTGCTCACCACCAATTGTGCATCGAGACATAACAAGCAGCAACATTTTGCTGCATTATGACTACGAGCCTTGTGTTTCGGACTTCGGAACTGCTAAGCTTTTGAATCCAGACTCGTCGAATTGGACTGCTCTTGCTGGCACATATGGATATGTAGCACCAG AGCTGGCTTACACGATGAAGGTAACTGAGAAATGTGATGTATATAGCTTTGGAGTGCTGGCACTGGAAGTGATTATGGGAAAGAAGCTAGGCGATTTCGTCTCCTCCTTTCCGTTTCCATCCACCACCTATGCAAACATATTGCTCAAGGATGCGTTGGACCAACGCCTTCCTCCTCCTACACCTCAACTTCAAGATGAACTCATAACCATTGCAAGGCTATCAATTGCATGCAGACATTCCCATCCACAATCGAGGCCAACAATGCTCATGGTTTCTCAGATGTTATCGTTCCAAACTGCTTCTTCCTATAGAGGACTAGACGACATTACACTTGAACAACTCATTACAATCTGA
- the LOC117638320 gene encoding probable leucine-rich repeat receptor-like protein kinase At1g35710, whose product MAYFSSLACIILYSNLFLSPNIAFTSATSSLEAEALLKWKASFQNQTKNNLTSWGYNPKANASPCNIWTGISCNAAGIVNRINLTNSGIQGTLYEFTFLSFPNLEYVDLSLNQLFGAIPPQITSLSKLIYLDLSYNQFSGKIPPEIGLLNNLQLLHLNENQLNGSIPREIGQLKFLNELALQTNNLQGPIPDSLGNLSNLEVLYMQENYLTGAIPPSFGNLKHLTTIYLYNNQLSGSLPSEIGNLKSLVELCIDNNNLSGPIPSSLGDLTNLTLLYLFKNNLSGTIPKEIGNLKSIVDLELSQNQLNGSIPTSLGDLSNLEKLFLSANKLSGSIPQERWRIS is encoded by the coding sequence ATGGCATATTTTAGCTCTCTAGCTTGCATTATCTTATATAGTAATCTGTTTTTATCGCCAAACATTGCTTTTACTTCTGCTACTTCTTCTCTTGAAGCAGAGGCTCTTCTCAAATGGAAAGCTAGCttccaaaatcaaaccaagaATAATCTGACCTCATGGGGTTACAATCCAAAAGCAAATGCAAGCCCATGCAATATTTGGACTGGTATTTCATGCAACGCTGCTGGAATTGTCAACAGGATCAACCTCACCAATTCCGGGATTCAAGGTACACTATATGAATTTACATTCTTGTCCTTTCCTAATCTTGAATATGTTGACCTCAGCTTGAATCAACTCTTTGGTGCCATCCCACCTCAGATCACTTCCCTCTCCAAACTCATCTATCTTGACCTTTCTTATAATCAGTTTTCTGGAAAAATCCCACCAGAAATTGGTCTTCTAAATAATCTTCAACTCCTGCACCTAAATGAGAACCAATTAAATGGCTCAATCCCTCGAGAAATCGGTCAGCTAAAGTTTCTTAATGAGCTTGCTCTGCAAACCAACAATCTACAAGGTCCAATTCCAGATTCTCTTGGCAACCTTTCCAATTTAGAGGTGCTGTACATGCAGGAAAACTATTTAACAGGTGCCATTCCTCCAAGTTTTGGAAATTTAAAACACCTGACCACGATATACTTGTACAACAATCAACTTTCTGGTTCTCTCCCTTCAGAAATAGGAAATTTGAAGTCTCTAGTGGAATTATGCATTGATAATAACAATCTATCTGGTCCAATCCCTTCATCATTAGGTGATCTAACAAACCTTACCCTTCTCTATCTCTTTAAAAATAATCTTTCCGGAACAATTCCAAAAGAGATAGGGAATTTGAAATCTATTGTGGATCTAGAGTTGAGCCAGAATCAACTCAATGGTTCCATCCCCACTTCACTTGGTGACTTGAGCAACCTAGAAAAGTTATTCCTAAGCGCTAACAAACTTTCTGGCTCCATCCCCCAAGAGCGATGGAGAATCTCATGA
- the LOC117638210 gene encoding 50S ribosomal protein L7/L12 codes for MACSVQRFSSHARFSRVSLPARTATQQGPGSLSRFATFTLSRALSTATSANETRTQKLERIADELLDLTKIERHDYSILFRLKMGLNRYGPAVPGIGSASSESGPASADSKVVEKTAFDIKIEKFDAAAKIKIIKEVRTFTDLGLKEAKELVEKAPVVVKKGVTKEEAGPIVDKLKELSATVVLE; via the exons ATGGCGTGCTCTGTACAACGCTTCTCCAGCCATGCTCGGTTTTCTCGAGTAA GCTTACCTGCCAGAACTGCAACTCAACAAGGACCAGG GTCCCTATCAAGATTTGCCACCTTCACTCTTTCTCGTGCCCTTAGCACCGCAACTTCAGCAAATGAGACTCGGACCCAGAAGCTCGAGCGCATTGCAGACGAGCTTCTCGACCTTACAAAGATCGAGAGGCACGACTACTCCATCCTCTTCAGGCTGAAAATGGGCCTCAATCGTTACGGCCCGGCAGTCCCGGGGATTGGCTCGGCATCTTCAGAATCTGGGCCTGCCTCCGCAGACTCCAAGGTCGTTGAGAAGACTGCATTTGATATAAAGATTGAGAAGTTCGACGCAGCGGCAAAGATCAAAATCATAAAGGAGGTTAGGACTTTCACTGACCTGGGACTGAAGGAGGCTAAAGAATTGGTGGAGAAGGCCCCTGTTGTGGTGAAGAAAGGCGTGACCAAAGAGGAGGCGGGGCCCATTGTTGACAAGCTTAAGGAATTGAGTGCTACTGTGGTATTGGAATGA
- the LOC117638321 gene encoding GRAS family protein RAM1-like, with product MEDIDDEELLNLSLAIVTTSGGERVKKRKRRDHKNVLVSPLNSYEGCEGKIFRLLQMREQMLKLDHKKKGAHVLDEDGKGLHLIHMLLITATAVNENNVSSALENLSELYKSVSLCGDSVQRVVAYFADGLAARLLTRKSPFFDMIMKEPTSDEEFMAFTSLYRVSPYYQFAHFTANQAIIEAFEKEEEKNNRALHVIDFDVSYGFQWPSLIQSLSGKATSGNRISLRITGFGQSMDELRETENRLMSFSKGFRNLIFEFQGLLRGSKLINLRKKKNETIAVNLVFHLNTLSNSLKISDSLKSVHLLNPSIVILVEQEGSRSPRSFLSRFMESLHYFAAMFDSLDDCLPLESTERLSIEKNHLGKEIKSMLNYDIDDVNCSKIEKMETWKARMESHGFEGINLSSKSKIQARLLLKIRTHYCPLQFDGESSGGSTAGFKVFERDDGRTISLGWQDRYLLTVSAWNCVP from the coding sequence atgGAAGACATAGATGACGAGGAGCTTTTGAATCTTAGCCTGGCAATTGTTACAACTTCAGGGGGTGAAAGagtgaagaagaggaagagaagagatcACAAAAATGTTTTGGTTAGTCCTCTAAATTCATATGAAGGTTGTGAAGGGAAGATATTCAGGCTGCTTCAAATGAGGGAACAAATGCTGAAGCTAGACCACAAGAAGAAAGGAGCTCATGTGCTTGATGAAGATGGAAAAGGCCTCCATTTGATCCACATGCTGCTCATAACAGCCACTGCGGTTAATGAAAACAATGTGAGCTCAGCCTTGGAGAATCTGAGTGAGTTGTACAAGAGTGTTTCCTTATGCGGCGACTCCGTTCAACGAGTAGTTGCTTATTTTGCAGATGGCTTGGCTGCAAGGCTTCTCACCCGAAAATCACCCTTTTTCGACATGATCATGAAGGAACCAACAAGTGATGAAGAGTTCATGGCGTTTACATCTCTCTACCGGGTTTCTCCATACTACCAGTTTGCTCATTTTACAGCTAACCAAGCAATCATTGAGGCAtttgagaaggaagaagagaagaacaaTCGTGCCTTACATGTTATTGATTTTGATGTCTCGTATGGATTTCAATGGCCTTCTCTTATACAATCTCTCTCCGGAAAGGCAACCAGTGGCAATCGAATATCACTCAGAATAACTGGGTTTGGACAAAGCATGGATGAACTACGCGAGACAGAGAACAGACTGATGAGCTTCTCAAAGGGTTTTCGCAATCTTATTTTCGAATTCCAAGGGTTGTTGAGAGGCTCAAAGCTCATaaacttgaggaagaagaaaaacgaAACGATTGCAGTGAATTTGGTTTTTCATTTGAACACTTTGAGCAATAGTTTGAAGATATCTGACTCATTAAAATCTGTACATTTACTTAACCCTTCCATTGTAATCTTGGTTGAACAAGAAGGAAGCAGAAGCCCTAGAAGTTTCTTGTCAAGATTCATGGAGTCTTTGCATTACTTTGCTGCCATGTTTGATTCTTTAGATGATTGCCTACCTCTAGAGAGTACTGAAAGGTTGAGCATTGAGAAGAACCATCTTGGAAAAGAGATCAAATCCATGCTCAATTACGACATCGACGATGTAAATTGTTCGAAAATCGAAAAGATGGAAACATGGAAGGCTAGGATGGAGAGCCATGGTTTTGAAGGAATTAATCTAAGCTCCAAGTCCAAGATACAAGCAAGACTTCTTTTGAAAATCAGGACACATTATTGTCCCCTTCAGTTTGATGGAGAGAGCAGTGGTGGGAGTACTGCTGGGTTCAAGGTTTTTGAAAGAGATGATGGAAGAACAATATCTCTAGGGTGGCAAGACAGGTATCTGCTTACAGTTTCTGCATGGAACTGTGTaccataa